In one Nitrospira sp. CR1.1 genomic region, the following are encoded:
- a CDS encoding GAF domain-containing protein, translating into MTIHSQLGATQGDSDRYRALLRVAEAIASHSDLSALVQDLARLLPSVVPVNFVGLSLHDHQRKVMRLHVLRANVPAEIVGGHESDPADTPAGLVWETQQPLLLNDLAAEHRWPKVIGLMREDGVQSCCLVPLTSAAQRLGSLEFSSLEQQAYGVADREFMQQVGRQVAVAVENVLNREAVEASRRDVERQRDRFSLLLRMTNTMASTLDLREVFKAVSLCLREMVPQEYASLILYQSTTNRVRLEALDFPDNEGALIEGTMSDVAGSLASLAFERKRPAVANNLLSLSAFSHPVPQLLIRKGFRSMCSLPLLSRDRVIGCLNLASRQEHAFSEQDVEFLSQVAGQITLAVDNALAYQEITDLKDRLTEEKQYLEEEIRLEHGFDDIIGDSRTLKQVLAQVEIVAPTQATVLIQGETGTGKELIARAIHRLSDRNQRTFVKLNCAAIPTGLLESELFGHERGAFTGAIAQKVGRFELAHGGTIFLDEVGEIPLELQSKLLRVLQEQEFERLGSTRTVRVDIRLVAATNRDLGKLVEQQEFRSDLYYRLNVFPITLPPLRERREDIPVLVRYFTQHYAARMNKPIESIPSATLDALSGYHWPGNIRELENLVERAVILTQGSHLQVPLPELKLQAQPAPAPAGTLHDAERDQILRTLRDTRWVIGGADGAAARLGLKRTTLTSKIKKLGLSRPRE; encoded by the coding sequence CCGTCAGTCGTGCCGGTCAATTTCGTCGGGCTTTCGCTGCACGATCATCAGCGCAAGGTCATGCGTCTCCATGTGCTCCGCGCGAATGTCCCGGCGGAAATCGTCGGCGGTCACGAAAGCGATCCGGCTGACACGCCGGCCGGCCTGGTGTGGGAGACCCAGCAGCCGCTGTTGCTCAACGATCTGGCCGCCGAGCATCGCTGGCCGAAGGTGATCGGCTTGATGCGGGAAGACGGCGTGCAGTCCTGCTGTCTGGTTCCCCTCACCTCCGCGGCTCAGCGACTGGGGTCTTTGGAATTTTCGAGCCTGGAACAGCAGGCGTACGGCGTCGCAGATAGGGAATTCATGCAGCAGGTTGGGCGTCAAGTGGCGGTGGCGGTGGAGAACGTGCTCAACCGCGAGGCGGTGGAAGCCTCCCGGAGGGACGTCGAACGGCAGCGGGATCGCTTCAGTCTGTTGTTGCGCATGACGAACACGATGGCCTCCACGCTGGATCTGCGAGAAGTGTTTAAGGCGGTGAGTCTGTGCCTCCGCGAGATGGTCCCGCAGGAATACGCCAGCCTGATCCTCTACCAAAGCACAACCAACCGTGTCCGCCTGGAGGCCCTGGATTTTCCTGACAACGAAGGCGCGTTGATCGAGGGGACGATGTCGGATGTCGCTGGTTCTCTGGCCAGCCTCGCGTTCGAGCGAAAGCGCCCCGCGGTAGCCAACAACCTCCTGAGCCTGAGTGCGTTTTCTCATCCCGTACCGCAGCTTCTCATTCGAAAAGGCTTCCGCTCCATGTGCTCACTGCCGCTGTTGTCGCGCGATCGTGTGATCGGCTGTCTCAATCTGGCCAGCCGTCAGGAGCATGCGTTCAGCGAACAGGACGTCGAGTTTTTGAGCCAGGTAGCCGGACAGATTACGCTCGCCGTGGACAATGCGCTGGCGTATCAGGAAATCACCGACCTCAAGGACCGGCTGACCGAGGAGAAGCAGTATCTCGAGGAGGAGATTCGCCTCGAACATGGCTTCGACGACATCATCGGTGACAGCCGGACGCTGAAGCAGGTGCTGGCGCAAGTCGAAATCGTGGCGCCGACCCAGGCAACGGTTCTGATCCAGGGCGAAACCGGCACGGGCAAGGAACTCATCGCCAGGGCAATTCACCGGCTCAGTGACCGGAATCAGCGAACCTTTGTGAAACTGAACTGCGCGGCGATCCCTACCGGCCTGTTGGAGAGCGAATTATTCGGCCATGAGCGGGGCGCGTTTACCGGGGCGATCGCGCAGAAAGTCGGCCGGTTCGAATTGGCTCATGGCGGCACGATCTTTCTGGACGAGGTGGGGGAAATTCCACTGGAGCTCCAGTCCAAACTGCTCCGTGTTCTGCAGGAGCAGGAGTTTGAGCGGCTCGGGAGTACTCGGACCGTGCGCGTGGATATCCGGCTGGTTGCCGCGACGAATCGAGATCTGGGGAAGCTGGTTGAGCAGCAGGAGTTCCGAAGCGATCTGTACTACCGGCTGAATGTGTTTCCGATCACCCTGCCGCCACTGCGCGAGCGGAGAGAAGATATTCCGGTGCTGGTGCGCTATTTCACGCAACACTATGCCGCTCGCATGAACAAGCCCATCGAATCGATTCCGTCGGCGACGTTGGACGCCCTGTCCGGCTATCACTGGCCGGGCAACATCCGCGAGTTGGAGAACCTCGTTGAGCGCGCCGTGATTCTGACTCAAGGCTCTCACTTGCAGGTGCCGCTGCCGGAACTCAAACTTCAGGCGCAGCCGGCTCCCGCTCCCGCAGGGACACTTCACGATGCCGAGCGCGACCAGATCCTGCGCACCTTGCGTGACACGCGATGGGTCATCGGCGGCGCTGACGGTGCAGCGGCACGGCTGGGCCTTAAGCGCACCACCCTCACCTCGAAAATCAAGAAGCTTGGTCTTTCCCGTCCTCGGGAGTAG
- a CDS encoding HlyD family efflux transporter periplasmic adaptor subunit, which yields MPTRTSIVTAVILALVLIGGYVTLDRLVWHNGLPDGLIQANGRIEGDHVTVSSKFPGRVVDLTAREGAEVVKGSVLIRLDDAQARAKVDQAARLVDSLMAQVEAAHTGLAVLNLEVPLSIEAAAAKVDSARALIRKAKAVEFEARRDAERVRSLLPEQAVSQQHVDQADARWKVAVTEIAVAQAASDQAGKEHAQAELGRERIRSKEAEVAALERQRDQGDATLAEARSVLDDLTIVAPTNGTVTTRMVDVGEVVATGAPLLELVDLDRLYLQVYVPELQIGKVRLDLPARIYTDAFPDDPFEATVRYIASKAEFTPKEVQTPDERVKLIYAVRLYLTANPNHRLTPGLPADAVIRWKDDVAWSNPR from the coding sequence ATGCCGACCCGTACTTCCATAGTGACGGCTGTCATTCTCGCCTTGGTGTTGATAGGCGGCTACGTCACCCTCGATCGGCTCGTGTGGCACAACGGATTGCCGGATGGGCTGATTCAGGCCAATGGACGGATCGAAGGCGACCATGTCACGGTGTCCAGCAAGTTTCCCGGACGCGTCGTGGACCTGACGGCACGCGAAGGGGCGGAGGTGGTCAAAGGCAGCGTCCTGATCCGGCTGGACGATGCTCAAGCGAGGGCGAAAGTCGATCAAGCTGCGCGGTTGGTGGACAGCTTGATGGCGCAGGTGGAGGCGGCCCATACGGGACTCGCGGTTCTGAACCTCGAGGTGCCCCTGAGCATTGAGGCCGCCGCCGCCAAAGTCGACAGCGCGCGCGCCCTCATCCGGAAGGCGAAAGCTGTCGAATTCGAAGCCCGCCGGGACGCCGAGCGCGTGCGCTCCCTGCTTCCCGAGCAGGCCGTGTCACAGCAGCATGTGGACCAGGCCGATGCGCGCTGGAAAGTCGCTGTCACGGAGATTGCGGTGGCGCAGGCCGCCTCCGACCAAGCCGGCAAGGAACACGCACAGGCCGAATTAGGGCGGGAGCGCATCCGGTCAAAAGAAGCGGAGGTGGCGGCGCTCGAACGGCAGCGCGACCAAGGGGATGCAACGCTTGCGGAAGCCCGCAGCGTGCTCGACGATCTGACGATCGTGGCTCCCACGAACGGCACGGTGACCACACGCATGGTGGACGTCGGCGAAGTCGTGGCGACCGGCGCGCCCCTGCTCGAACTGGTGGACCTTGACCGCCTGTACCTGCAGGTCTATGTCCCGGAACTCCAAATCGGCAAAGTCCGTCTGGATTTGCCGGCCCGCATTTACACGGACGCCTTTCCCGACGACCCCTTTGAGGCGACTGTCCGGTATATCGCCTCGAAAGCGGAATTCACCCCAAAAGAAGTTCAAACCCCGGATGAACGGGTCAAGCTGATCTACGCCGTCCGGCTCTATCTCACGGCCAATCCGAATCATCGGTTGACGCCGGGTCTTCCTGCCGACGCGGTGATCCGCTGGAAGGACGACGTCGCCTGGTCGAACCCTCGATGA
- a CDS encoding ATP-binding cassette domain-containing protein: MMSLAASAPDAVIRLSGFVKRYQKHLAVNGLDFTVNRGEIYGLIGPDGAGKSSAMKAIAGVLQYEGGSVEVFGTVVNSERAAEQVKRRIGFLPQGLGLNLYPELSVEENIDFFAKLRLVSEANLRERKSRLLAITRLDRFRARLVKQLSGGMKQKLGLICTLIHEPELAILDEPTTGVDPVSRRDFWAILAEWQAVKGMTALVSTAYMDEAARFHRLSFFSHGRVLASGTPADVQSLVPGLVVTFESTPQLEAVARLKRRYAQVESLGPSLHVFTPEREADAAAEGIRDALGNLPVTNLHANEPELEDVVVALLLKEQDGQPGLSGRSTQAIRPGSLSQCDGPAVEAKALVRDFGSFRAVDQVSFDMKQGEIFGLLGANGAGKTTVIKMLTGIVPPTGGEGRVAGADMRTASGAIKERIGYMSQAFSLYLDLTVIENIRLFAGIYGLARRQAQQRMEWIVEMAGLNGYEHDRTGRLPMGVRQRLALGCALVHGPRVLFLDEPTSGVDPIGRRRFWELLSRLAREEGVAILITTHYLSEAEHCDRLALMYAGRIVAGGTPADLKTEVEREVGQLLEITVDKPGAALAHVTAAGFTGAALFGTKIHVLSRDFSRDETRLREGLARVGIAVAAVRPRLLSLEDVFVSRVMALEQAARKEG, from the coding sequence ATGATGAGCCTGGCTGCATCGGCACCGGATGCGGTCATCCGCCTGTCCGGCTTCGTCAAGCGGTACCAGAAACATCTCGCGGTCAACGGCCTGGATTTCACTGTGAACCGGGGGGAAATTTACGGCCTCATCGGTCCGGATGGTGCGGGCAAGAGCAGCGCGATGAAGGCGATTGCCGGAGTGTTGCAGTACGAAGGCGGGTCTGTCGAAGTGTTCGGGACCGTTGTGAATTCGGAACGGGCGGCCGAACAGGTGAAACGACGGATCGGGTTTCTCCCCCAAGGCTTGGGGCTCAACCTCTACCCAGAGCTCTCCGTCGAGGAGAACATCGACTTTTTCGCCAAGCTCAGGTTGGTGTCCGAGGCCAACCTTCGTGAACGTAAATCGCGGTTGCTGGCGATCACCCGCCTGGATCGCTTCCGTGCCCGGTTGGTGAAACAGCTCTCGGGCGGCATGAAGCAGAAGCTCGGTTTGATCTGCACGCTGATTCATGAGCCGGAGCTGGCCATTCTCGACGAGCCGACGACCGGTGTCGATCCGGTCTCGCGGCGCGACTTCTGGGCCATTCTCGCGGAATGGCAGGCGGTCAAGGGCATGACCGCGCTCGTCTCGACCGCTTATATGGATGAGGCGGCCCGCTTTCACCGGCTCTCATTTTTCTCCCACGGACGCGTACTGGCATCCGGCACGCCGGCAGACGTTCAATCTCTGGTCCCTGGTCTGGTCGTCACCTTCGAATCGACTCCGCAATTGGAAGCAGTTGCTCGCCTGAAACGCCGGTACGCTCAGGTGGAATCGTTGGGTCCGTCACTGCACGTGTTCACGCCGGAACGGGAGGCGGATGCTGCGGCCGAGGGGATTCGGGATGCGCTGGGGAATCTCCCGGTGACCAATCTCCATGCGAACGAGCCGGAGCTGGAAGATGTCGTCGTCGCGCTTCTCCTGAAAGAACAGGATGGACAGCCGGGACTGTCGGGACGATCGACTCAGGCAATCCGCCCGGGGAGCCTGTCGCAGTGTGACGGACCGGCCGTTGAGGCCAAGGCGCTCGTGCGGGACTTTGGTTCCTTTCGCGCCGTGGACCAAGTCAGTTTCGACATGAAGCAAGGCGAAATCTTCGGACTCTTGGGGGCGAACGGCGCGGGCAAGACGACCGTCATCAAGATGCTGACGGGGATCGTGCCGCCGACGGGCGGAGAAGGACGTGTGGCCGGCGCCGACATGCGGACGGCGAGCGGCGCGATCAAGGAGCGCATCGGGTACATGTCCCAGGCCTTCTCCCTCTATCTGGACCTGACCGTGATCGAGAATATCCGGCTCTTTGCCGGAATTTATGGGTTGGCTCGTCGCCAGGCGCAGCAACGGATGGAGTGGATCGTCGAGATGGCCGGCCTCAACGGCTATGAGCATGATCGGACCGGGCGTCTTCCCATGGGGGTGCGGCAACGTCTGGCGTTGGGTTGCGCATTGGTCCACGGTCCGCGCGTGTTATTTCTCGATGAACCGACGTCCGGCGTGGACCCCATCGGCCGCCGGCGATTCTGGGAGTTGTTGTCGCGGTTGGCTCGCGAGGAGGGCGTCGCGATCCTCATCACAACGCACTATCTCAGCGAAGCGGAGCATTGCGACCGGCTGGCCCTCATGTATGCCGGACGAATCGTGGCCGGAGGGACGCCGGCGGATCTCAAGACAGAGGTAGAGCGAGAAGTCGGGCAATTGCTGGAAATTACCGTGGACAAGCCGGGGGCCGCCCTCGCGCATGTGACGGCGGCCGGGTTCACCGGCGCAGCGCTCTTCGGCACCAAGATCCATGTGCTCTCGCGTGATTTCTCCCGGGACGAAACGCGCCTCCGGGAGGGATTGGCCCGCGTCGGCATTGCCGTTGCAGCGGTGCGTCCGCGGCTGCTGAGCTTGGAGGACGTGTTTGTGTCGCGAGTCATGGCGCTCGAACAGGCAGCGCGCAAGGAGGGGTAA
- a CDS encoding ABC transporter permease subunit, which translates to MALKEWKETTRDRLFLLLSFLLPALWLVVFGYGLNLDVEDIPFAVVDRDQSEFSREYLQRFIQSRYFSFRGYADDERTLDRLLTETKIRAAIIIPERFQEQLAAGEPVSVQTLLDGTFPLHTDIAKGYVIAINQAFTEDRLIDFLRRSRGVTQEQAGVLVRPLSVEVRYLYNEEVRSTWSTVPALVMFTLMLASPLLTALGVVREKETGSIYNIYSSTVSRAEFLTGKLLPYIVISLVNVCVLWLMAVGLFQVPFKGNFLLFFSASVLFVFCTTGIGLLISLLVQTQMAALIITMVVAMVPTILFSGLLVPVASLTRGAKVQAHLFPAMYYTDIMRGSFLKGVGADVLWIDLLALAIFAAALSAVTYRLFTKRPET; encoded by the coding sequence GTGGCGCTCAAGGAATGGAAAGAAACCACCAGGGACCGTCTGTTCCTGCTGTTGTCCTTCCTTCTGCCGGCTCTCTGGCTTGTGGTCTTCGGCTATGGGTTGAATCTGGACGTGGAGGACATTCCGTTTGCGGTCGTGGATCGAGATCAGAGTGAGTTCAGCCGGGAATACCTCCAGCGGTTCATCCAGTCGCGCTATTTTTCGTTTCGGGGCTATGCCGACGATGAGCGTACCTTGGATCGGCTGCTGACCGAAACGAAGATCCGGGCGGCCATCATCATTCCCGAACGGTTTCAGGAACAATTGGCCGCAGGCGAGCCGGTCTCCGTGCAGACGTTGCTCGACGGAACGTTTCCGCTCCATACGGATATCGCCAAGGGCTACGTGATCGCCATCAACCAGGCGTTCACTGAGGACCGCCTGATCGACTTCCTCCGCCGCTCCCGTGGTGTGACCCAGGAGCAAGCCGGCGTCCTCGTGCGTCCGCTGAGCGTAGAGGTCCGCTATCTCTACAACGAGGAAGTGCGCAGTACCTGGTCCACGGTGCCGGCGTTGGTCATGTTCACGTTGATGCTGGCGTCTCCCCTGCTGACGGCGCTCGGGGTCGTGCGGGAAAAGGAAACGGGGTCGATCTACAACATCTACAGCTCCACCGTGAGCCGCGCCGAGTTCCTCACCGGGAAGCTGTTGCCCTATATCGTCATCTCCCTCGTGAACGTCTGCGTGTTATGGCTGATGGCCGTCGGGCTTTTTCAGGTGCCGTTCAAGGGAAACTTTCTGCTGTTTTTTTCCGCGTCGGTGCTGTTCGTGTTCTGCACCACGGGGATCGGGCTGCTGATTTCGCTGCTGGTGCAGACGCAGATGGCAGCCCTGATCATTACGATGGTCGTGGCGATGGTCCCGACCATCTTGTTTTCCGGCCTTCTCGTTCCCGTCGCCTCGTTAACGCGCGGCGCGAAGGTCCAGGCGCATCTCTTCCCCGCCATGTACTACACCGACATTATGCGCGGCAGCTTTCTGAAAGGGGTCGGCGCCGATGTGCTGTGGATCGACCTGCTGGCGTTGGCGATTTTTGCCGCCGCGCTGAGCGCGGTCACGTATCGTCTTTTTACCAAGCGACCGGAGACATGA
- a CDS encoding ABC transporter permease subunit, whose product MTARQRTATWGQRLAALTWKEILQLSRDVPLLLFLVYSFSLSVLVSGAGITMQLTNAELLVHDADQSPSSRELIHRFQPPYFALTGAISDPRQGLRQLDQGRAMLLLEIPPRFHEALMSGARTAVQLLVDTTNAPQGLSAAAYSVRIASLFGAETGLASAGLSGVTATVPVVSSAHRVWFNPTQDERWFQSISHILRMITLFAVLLPAAALVREKERGTVEQLLVSPLSPFQIMFSKVLAMSGVILLATALALYGVLHPVFHVPMKGSAGLFFLLTALHVFTTAGFGLVAATLAKNQAQVAMMTLFVVGPMLLLSGITSPYESMPAWVQAIMTFSPLRYYIDITYGVMLKGAGLELLWRPVGAMLLLGGILFGSGMWRFRRQFQ is encoded by the coding sequence ATGACGGCTCGGCAGCGGACAGCCACGTGGGGGCAACGTCTCGCGGCGCTGACATGGAAGGAAATCTTGCAACTGTCGCGCGATGTGCCGCTGTTGTTATTTTTGGTGTATTCGTTTTCGCTCTCGGTGCTAGTGAGCGGGGCCGGGATCACCATGCAGCTCACCAACGCGGAGTTGCTGGTGCATGATGCGGATCAGAGTCCTTCGTCCCGCGAGCTGATTCACCGGTTCCAGCCTCCGTATTTTGCCCTCACCGGCGCGATCAGCGATCCTCGCCAAGGCCTCCGGCAACTGGACCAGGGCCGTGCGATGCTCTTATTGGAGATTCCCCCGCGTTTTCATGAGGCCCTCATGAGCGGAGCACGGACGGCAGTCCAACTGCTTGTCGATACCACCAATGCTCCTCAGGGGCTCTCGGCCGCCGCGTACAGCGTGCGAATTGCCAGCCTGTTTGGGGCCGAGACGGGCCTGGCCTCCGCGGGTCTTTCCGGAGTGACGGCGACCGTGCCCGTCGTGTCCAGCGCCCATCGTGTCTGGTTCAACCCCACCCAGGACGAACGATGGTTCCAGTCCATTTCGCACATATTGCGCATGATCACGCTCTTTGCGGTATTGCTGCCGGCTGCCGCATTGGTTCGTGAAAAGGAACGGGGCACGGTCGAGCAGTTACTCGTGTCGCCGTTGTCTCCCTTCCAGATCATGTTTTCAAAGGTTCTCGCGATGTCTGGAGTCATCCTCCTCGCGACCGCTCTGGCTCTGTATGGCGTCTTGCACCCGGTGTTTCACGTGCCGATGAAGGGGTCGGCGGGACTCTTTTTTCTGCTGACCGCGTTGCATGTCTTCACCACGGCCGGATTCGGATTGGTGGCCGCGACCCTCGCGAAGAACCAGGCCCAAGTCGCCATGATGACGCTCTTCGTCGTGGGTCCGATGCTGTTGTTGTCAGGCATCACGTCGCCGTACGAATCGATGCCCGCATGGGTACAGGCCATCATGACGTTCTCTCCATTGCGCTACTATATCGACATCACCTACGGGGTGATGTTGAAGGGGGCGGGCTTGGAGTTGTTGTGGAGACCTGTCGGCGCCATGCTCCTGTTGGGCGGCATACTGTTCGGGAGTGGAATGTGGCGATTCCGACGGCAGTTCCAATGA
- a CDS encoding DoxX family membrane protein yields MYSFFKTDDSWAGLILRVVLGGVIFAHGAQKLLGWYGGGGFEGTMGFFTQKMGLPWLVAFLVIIGESIGSLGLLAGLFTRFTAASFIVIMLGAIMTVHLPQGFFMNWFGQQTGEGFEYHLLVIGMSLALLVVGGGKWSLDGVIARWFGERAAVPVTKAREASFALRMF; encoded by the coding sequence ATGTACAGCTTTTTCAAAACAGATGATTCCTGGGCGGGTTTGATTCTGCGGGTGGTGCTGGGGGGCGTGATCTTCGCGCATGGAGCCCAGAAATTATTGGGCTGGTATGGAGGGGGCGGGTTTGAGGGCACCATGGGATTCTTTACTCAAAAAATGGGCCTCCCCTGGCTGGTGGCGTTTCTCGTCATCATCGGGGAATCCATCGGCAGTTTGGGGTTGCTGGCAGGCTTGTTCACCAGGTTCACGGCGGCGAGTTTCATCGTGATCATGTTGGGCGCGATTATGACCGTGCATTTGCCACAAGGGTTCTTCATGAACTGGTTCGGACAGCAGACCGGTGAAGGGTTCGAATATCACCTGCTCGTGATTGGAATGAGCCTGGCGTTACTGGTCGTCGGCGGGGGCAAGTGGTCGCTCGATGGGGTGATTGCCCGCTGGTTCGGCGAGCGGGCGGCCGTCCCGGTGACGAAGGCGCGGGAGGCGAGCTTCGCGTTGCGCATGTTCTGA
- a CDS encoding antibiotic biosynthesis monooxygenase produces MPVTLITVFSVPIAREEEFVKWWADIKDHITKEPGFISGKFHKSIQSDRKFNYINVAIWQNDDLYWKAYEKSVSPMKIKLGELGVEMTPALYRVAFEY; encoded by the coding sequence ATGCCGGTTACGTTGATTACTGTGTTCTCAGTCCCGATCGCCAGGGAGGAGGAATTCGTAAAATGGTGGGCCGATATCAAAGACCATATCACCAAGGAACCGGGATTCATCAGTGGAAAATTCCATAAGAGCATCCAGTCGGACCGTAAATTCAACTATATCAACGTGGCAATCTGGCAGAACGACGATCTGTATTGGAAAGCCTATGAAAAGAGCGTTTCGCCCATGAAAATCAAGCTTGGAGAGCTAGGTGTTGAGATGACGCCTGCGCTCTATCGCGTGGCCTTCGAGTACTGA
- a CDS encoding periplasmic heavy metal sensor: protein MKMHKTVRVAIGTLVLAGALVGAGCHRHHTPAERADWMTNKIAKHLDLDDQQKAKLMAVRDEMVAARAESQQEHKAIMEDLIVQVQSDRLDQAKLTQLMDRHQAEQRRVMQRVLPKVTDWHATLRPEQKAEAVEHIRKWMDRYGDH, encoded by the coding sequence ATGAAGATGCACAAGACGGTTCGGGTCGCGATCGGGACGCTGGTTCTGGCCGGGGCGCTGGTCGGGGCCGGTTGTCATCGTCACCACACGCCGGCGGAGCGCGCGGATTGGATGACGAACAAGATCGCCAAACATTTGGATTTGGACGACCAGCAGAAGGCGAAGCTGATGGCCGTGAGGGACGAAATGGTGGCGGCTCGCGCGGAGTCTCAGCAGGAGCATAAGGCGATTATGGAGGACCTGATCGTCCAGGTGCAAAGCGACCGGCTGGACCAGGCCAAGCTGACTCAGCTGATGGACCGGCATCAAGCCGAACAACGGCGCGTGATGCAGCGCGTTTTGCCAAAAGTGACGGATTGGCATGCGACGCTTCGGCCGGAACAGAAGGCTGAAGCCGTGGAGCATATCCGGAAATGGATGGATCGCTATGGAGACCACTAG
- a CDS encoding rhodanese-like domain-containing protein, with amino-acid sequence MATPVAINDPAKAKEFFEAKMAFTTGPVELERMMKNKEVNVVDVRAADDYAQGHIPGAVNLPKDQWASLKGLRKDKLNVLYCYSQVCHLAATAAVQFAAQGYSIMELDGGWRWWKDDGFDVEK; translated from the coding sequence ATGGCGACACCAGTGGCGATCAATGACCCGGCAAAAGCGAAAGAGTTCTTCGAGGCAAAAATGGCGTTTACCACCGGTCCGGTGGAACTGGAACGGATGATGAAGAATAAGGAAGTGAATGTTGTTGATGTCCGGGCGGCGGACGATTACGCCCAGGGGCATATTCCCGGTGCGGTGAATTTACCGAAGGATCAGTGGGCCTCTCTCAAAGGTCTGCGCAAGGACAAGCTGAACGTGCTCTACTGCTATTCACAGGTCTGCCATCTTGCCGCGACCGCTGCCGTGCAATTCGCCGCACAGGGCTATTCCATTATGGAATTGGATGGCGGCTGGCGTTGGTGGAAGGACGATGGGTTCGACGTGGAGAAGTGA
- a CDS encoding OsmC family peroxiredoxin, translating to MKRNASAKWQGDLKTGKGTVSTDSGVLAETPYSFSTRFENGKGTNPEELIAAAHAGCFTMALSGQLGAANLVAEHLATTATVTMEKLEAGWTVTGIHLAVKGRVPKADAAAWDKATTAAKTGCPISRLLNATITMDARLEN from the coding sequence ATGAAACGGAATGCATCGGCAAAATGGCAGGGCGATCTCAAGACAGGTAAAGGGACGGTGTCGACGGACAGCGGCGTGTTAGCCGAGACGCCATATTCATTCAGCACCAGATTCGAGAATGGAAAGGGCACGAACCCGGAAGAATTGATCGCAGCCGCCCATGCCGGTTGCTTTACCATGGCCCTTTCGGGTCAGTTGGGCGCGGCGAATCTGGTCGCTGAGCACCTGGCGACCACCGCAACCGTCACGATGGAAAAACTGGAGGCAGGCTGGACAGTCACCGGCATCCATTTGGCCGTGAAGGGAAGAGTGCCTAAGGCCGATGCCGCCGCTTGGGACAAAGCGACCACGGCGGCGAAAACCGGCTGCCCGATTTCCCGTTTGCTGAATGCCACCATCACGATGGACGCCAGGTTGGAGAACTGA
- a CDS encoding HAD-IA family hydrolase, with translation MPDGDSLAFLFDLDGTLVDSVYQHVLAWREATQAAGIELPVWRIHRQIGMSGGLMLHALWRETGRPVTKDEAEDIQRVHAEAFARQASSLRVLPGAQELVDALTAARVPYAIATSGRLQSAQHTLKLLKLPSGTPVVTRDQVKRAKPDPDVFLAAAEQLHVPIARCIVVGDSVWDLLAARRASALGVGLLSGGYGREELERAGAYRTYHDPADLLRHVDECGVRLG, from the coding sequence GTGCCTGATGGCGATTCGCTCGCCTTTTTATTCGACTTGGACGGCACGTTGGTCGACAGTGTGTACCAGCATGTGCTGGCCTGGCGCGAGGCGACTCAGGCGGCAGGGATTGAATTGCCGGTGTGGCGGATTCACCGGCAAATCGGGATGAGCGGCGGCCTCATGCTTCATGCGCTCTGGCGGGAAACCGGCCGACCGGTGACCAAGGACGAAGCGGAAGATATTCAACGGGTGCATGCTGAAGCCTTTGCCAGACAAGCTTCTTCACTCCGGGTGCTGCCCGGGGCACAAGAGCTCGTGGATGCTCTGACGGCAGCCCGGGTGCCCTATGCCATTGCTACGAGTGGCCGACTGCAAAGCGCGCAACATACCTTGAAGCTGCTCAAGCTTCCTTCCGGTACTCCCGTGGTGACTCGTGATCAAGTAAAGCGGGCGAAGCCTGACCCTGATGTGTTTCTGGCGGCTGCCGAGCAACTCCACGTCCCGATTGCCAGGTGCATTGTCGTCGGCGACAGCGTGTGGGATCTGCTGGCCGCTCGCCGGGCATCCGCGCTGGGCGTGGGTTTGCTGTCAGGGGGATATGGCCGGGAAGAACTGGAACGGGCCGGCGCCTATCGTACGTATCACGATCCGGCAGACTTGCTGCGCCATGTAGACGAATGTGGTGTCCGGCTTGGGTAG